The region GCGAGGGGCAGGACTACAGCGGCGACGAGATGAACGGGGTCGTGCTCGTGGGAATACCCTACGCGAGGCCCACGCCGAGGGTTCAGGCCCAGATAAGATACTTTGAGAGGAAGTTCCCGGGGAAGGGACGATACTATGGGTACTACCTCCCCGCCCACAGGAAGCTCGTCCAGGCCGCGGGAAGGGTTCACCGCTCCGCAGAGGAGAAGGGGTCCATAATAGTTCTCGACTACCGCCTCCTCTGGAGCTCGATAAAGAAGGACCTGCCGGACTGGATGCGCGAAAGCATGAGGCCCGTTGACCGGGCGAGGATGAGGCTCTACCTGAGGAGGTTCTGGGCCAGCGGGTGATGAACGAATGTTTATTCTGGCGTCCGGAGGACGCCTTGTTGGGAGTGAAACCCCGCAGGACTGTAATTGTGGAATAAACCCGTAGCAAAATCGCCTGTTTTAACGTGCACGAACTATAAAACCTGCCTCATAAACAGTCAGAACCTTTTGATGAAACTTTGCGGCGCAAAGTTTCAATGGTGCCGGGGCGGGGCTTTGAACCCCGGACCTCTCGGTTTCTCAG is a window of Thermococcus sp. DNA encoding:
- a CDS encoding helicase C-terminal domain-containing protein — protein: EGQDYSGDEMNGVVLVGIPYARPTPRVQAQIRYFERKFPGKGRYYGYYLPAHRKLVQAAGRVHRSAEEKGSIIVLDYRLLWSSIKKDLPDWMRESMRPVDRARMRLYLRRFWASG